A genomic window from Sorex araneus isolate mSorAra2 chromosome 2, mSorAra2.pri, whole genome shotgun sequence includes:
- the GIPC3 gene encoding PDZ domain-containing protein GIPC3: MASAAAAREAQGAEAPRPSVPPAEPAEPPAAPPGPAAPRVRPRLVFRAQLAHGSPTGKIEGFTNVRELYAKIAEAFGIAPTEILFCTLNSHKVDMQKLLGGQIGLEDFIFAHVRGETKEVEVTKTEDALGLTITDNGAGYAFIKRIKEGSIINRIEAVCVGDTIEAINDHSIVGCRHYEVAKMLRELPKSEPFTLRLVQPKRAFDLISQRSRSGKCSVEGKVNSGRATLRLRSGGPATVEEVPSEFEEEASRKVDDLLESYMGIRDPELASTMVEMSKKTAGVQDFARSLDAVVGEFAFPDEFVVEVWAAIGEARDACG, from the exons ATGGCGAGCGCAGCGGCGGCCCGCGAGGCCCAGGGGGCCGAAGCCCCGCGCCCGTCGGTGCCCCCCGCCGAGCCCGCCGagccccccgccgcgccccccggccccgccgcgccccgcgtgCGCCCGCGCCTCGTCTTCCGCGCGCAGCTGGCGCACGGCAGCCCCACGGGCAAGATCGAGGGTTTCACCAACGTCCGCGAGCTCTACGCCAAGATCGCCGAGGCCTTCGGGATCGCGCCCACCGAG ATTTTGTTCTGTACCTTGAATAGCCACAAGGTGGACATGCAGAAGCTTCTGGGCGGCCAGATAGGTTTGGAGGATTTCATCTTCGCGCACGTGCGCGGCGAGACCAAGGAGGTGGAGGTGACCAAGACGGAGGACGCGCTGGGCCTGACCATCACGGACAACGGGGCAGGCTACGCCTTCATCAAG AGGATCAAGGAGGGCAGCATCATTAATCGCATCGAGGCCGTTTGCGTAGGGGACACCATCGAGGCCATCAACGACCACTCGATCGTGGGTTGCCGCCACTACGAGGTGGCCAAGATGCTGCGGGAACTGCCCAAGTCGGAGCCCTTCACGTTGCGCCTGGTGCAGCCCAAAAGGGCCTTCG ATCTGATCAGTCAGAGGAGCCGAAGCGGCAAGTGCTCCGTGGAAGGGAAAGTGAACAGCGGCAGAGCTACCCTGCGCCTACGTTCTGGGGGTCCCGCGACCGTGGAGGAGGTG CCCAGCGAGTTCGAGGAGGAGGCGTCTCGGAAGGTGGATGATCTCCTAGAGAGTTACATGGGCATCCGGGACCCGGAGCTGG CGTCCACCATGGTGGAGATGTCCAAGAAGACCGCGGGCGTCCAGGACTTTGCACGCAGCCTAGACGCCGTCGTGGGCGAGTTCGCCTTCCCGGACGAGTTTGTGGTGGAGGTGTGGGCCGCCATCGGCGAGGCCCGGGACGCCTGTGGCTAG
- the TBXA2R gene encoding thromboxane A2 receptor — MSLNNSALGSCFRPTNITLAERRLIASPWFAASFCLVGMASNLLALRVLAGARQGSSSPRSSFLTLLCGLVLTDFLGLLVTGAIVVSQHVVLFDWQAVDPHCRLCRFMGVGMVFFGLCPLLLGATMASERYLGITRPFSRPAVGSPRRAWATVGLVWAVALALGLLPLLGVGRYTVQFPGSWCFLTLGPEPGDVAFGLLFAFLGSLSVGLSFLLNTISVATLCHVYHGQEAAQQRPRDCEVEMMVQLTGIMVVASICWMPLLVFIAQTVLQTPPAMSPSGQLSRATEKQLLIYLRVATWNQILDPWVYILFRRSVLRRLHPRASARSRALSLQGQALPRGPGP; from the exons ATGAGCCTCAacaacagtgctctggggtcttGCTTCCGGCCGACCAACATCACGCTGGCTGAGCGGCGCCTCATCGCCTCGCCCTGGTTCGCCGCCTCCTTCTGCCTCgtgggcatggcctccaaccTGCTGGCCCTGCGGGTGCTGGCCGGTGCACGGCAGGGCAGCTCCTCCCctcgctcctccttcctcacGCTCCTCTGCGGCTTGGTGCTCACCGACTTCCTGGGGCTGCTGGTCACAGGGGCCATCGTGGTGTCCCAGCACGTCGTCCTCTTCGACTGGCAGGCCGTGGACCCCCACTGCCGCCTCTGCCGCTTCATGGGCGTCGGCATGGTCTTCTTCGGCCTTTGCCCGCTGCTGCTGGGTGCCACCATGGCGTCGGAGCGCTACCTGGGCATCACCCGGCCCTTCTCGCGGCCCGCCGTGGGCTCCCCGCGCCGCGCCTGGGCCACCGTGGGCCTGGTGTGGGCCGTGGCGCTGGCCCTggggctgctgccgctgctgggCGTGGGGCGCTACACCGTGCAGTTCCCCGGGTCCTGGTGCTTCCTCACCCTCGGACCCGAGCCCGGGGACGTGGCCTTTGGGCTGCTCTTTGCCTTCCTGGGCAGCCTCTCGGTGGGGCTGTCCTTCCTGCTCAACACCATCAGCGTGGCCACTCTGTGCCACGTCTACCACGGGCAGGAGGCCGCCCAGCAGCGCCCTCGGGACTGCGAGGTGGAGATGATGGTTCAGCTCACGGGCATCATGGTTGTGGCCAGTATCTGTTGGATGCCACTGCTG GTGTTCATCGCGCAGACGGTGCTGCAGACCCCGCCGGCCATGAGCCCCAGCGGGCAGCTGTCGCGGGCCACCGAGAAGCAGCTGCTCATCTACCTGCGCGTGGCCACGTGGAACCAGATCCTGGACCCCTGGGTGTACATCCTGTTCCGCCGCTCCGTGCTGCGGCGTCTACACCCGCGCGCCAGCGCCCGGTCGCGCGCTCTGTCCCTGCAAGGACAGGCgctgccccggggcccggggccctaG